One genomic segment of Eikenella corrodens includes these proteins:
- the nuoK gene encoding NADH-quinone oxidoreductase subunit NuoK: MITITHYLVLSALLFGISAMGIFMNRKNVLILLMSIELMLLAVNFNFIAFSRYLGDSAGQIFVFFVLTVAAAESAIGLAIMVLVYRNRNTINVTDLDSLKG, translated from the coding sequence ATGATTACGATTACGCATTATCTGGTGTTGTCCGCCCTGTTGTTCGGCATCAGCGCGATGGGCATTTTCATGAACCGCAAAAACGTGCTGATTTTGCTGATGTCGATCGAACTGATGCTGTTGGCGGTGAACTTCAACTTTATCGCTTTCTCGCGCTACCTCGGCGACAGCGCGGGACAGATTTTCGTCTTCTTCGTGCTTACCGTGGCCGCGGCCGAATCCGCCATCGGCCTGGCGATTATGGTTTTGGTATACCGCAACCGCAACACGATCAACGTAACGGATTTGGACAGCCTCAAAGGCTAG
- the nuoL gene encoding NADH-quinone oxidoreductase subunit L, with amino-acid sequence MTDMTLYLIIALTPLAGCLLAGLFGNTIGRRGAHTVTILGVAVSAVLSAYVLCGFIDGSRTKFDENVYTWLTMNGLDFSVGFLVDSLTALMMVVVTSVSLMVHIYTIGYMADEEVGYQRFFSYISLFTFSMLMLIMSNNFIQLFFGWEAVGLVSYLLIGFYFKRDSAIFANLKAFLVNRVGDFGFVLGIGLVLAYFGGSLRYADVFAYLPNVVGSTLFGWDLITITCLLLFVGAMGKSAQFPLHVWLPDSMEGPTPISALIHAATMVTAGLFMVSRMSPMYELSTTALSVIMVIGAITALFMGFLGTIQNDIKRVVAYSTLSQLGYMTVALGVSAYSVAMFHVMTHAFFKALLFLAAGSVIIGMHHDQDMRNMGGLRKYMPITWFTMLLGNLALIGTPLFSGFYSKDSIIEAVHASNLPGSGFAYFAVLASVFVTAFYAFRQYFIVFHGKERWREAKHDHHDDHGHHHGLKPSDNPHESPWVVTLPLILLAIPSVIIGYIAIEPMLYGDFFKDVIYVNHELHPVMHIMKEEFHGAMAMVSHSLHTPVLYLAVGGVLAAWFLYVKAPQLPAKIAQTFRPVYVLFENKYYLDNIYFAVFAKGTRALGTFFWKAVDTAIIDNGLVNGAAKLVGAVAGQVRRLQTGFIYTYAAAMVSGVLVLIVVFFWQLWFR; translated from the coding sequence ATGACTGACATGACTTTATACCTCATCATCGCCCTCACGCCCTTGGCGGGCTGTTTGCTGGCCGGGCTGTTCGGCAACACCATCGGCCGCCGGGGCGCGCACACGGTTACCATACTCGGCGTGGCCGTATCCGCCGTGCTGTCGGCCTATGTACTGTGCGGGTTTATCGACGGCAGCCGTACCAAGTTCGATGAAAACGTCTATACCTGGCTGACCATGAACGGGCTGGATTTTTCGGTCGGCTTCCTGGTGGACAGCCTTACCGCGCTGATGATGGTGGTGGTTACTTCCGTGTCGCTCATGGTGCACATCTACACCATCGGCTATATGGCGGACGAAGAAGTCGGCTACCAACGCTTCTTCAGTTATATCTCATTGTTTACCTTCAGTATGCTGATGCTGATTATGTCGAACAACTTCATCCAGCTTTTCTTCGGCTGGGAAGCGGTCGGCTTGGTGTCGTATTTGCTCATCGGCTTCTATTTCAAACGCGACAGCGCGATTTTCGCTAACCTGAAAGCCTTTTTGGTCAACCGCGTGGGCGACTTCGGCTTCGTGCTCGGCATCGGTTTGGTGCTGGCCTATTTCGGCGGCAGCCTGCGCTATGCCGACGTGTTCGCCTACCTGCCCAACGTGGTCGGCAGTACCCTGTTCGGCTGGGATTTGATTACCATCACCTGCCTGTTGCTGTTTGTCGGCGCGATGGGTAAATCCGCCCAATTCCCGCTGCATGTGTGGCTGCCCGATTCCATGGAAGGCCCGACCCCGATTTCCGCGCTGATTCATGCCGCCACGATGGTAACCGCCGGCCTGTTTATGGTGTCGCGCATGTCGCCGATGTATGAGCTCTCCACCACCGCGCTGAGCGTGATTATGGTGATTGGCGCGATTACCGCGCTGTTTATGGGCTTTCTCGGCACGATTCAAAACGACATCAAACGCGTGGTGGCCTATTCCACCCTGTCGCAGCTCGGTTATATGACCGTGGCTTTGGGCGTGTCCGCCTATTCCGTGGCCATGTTCCATGTGATGACCCACGCCTTCTTCAAAGCCCTGTTGTTCTTGGCGGCGGGCAGCGTGATTATCGGTATGCACCACGACCAGGACATGCGCAATATGGGCGGCCTGCGCAAATACATGCCGATTACCTGGTTCACCATGCTGCTGGGCAACCTCGCCCTCATTGGCACGCCGCTGTTCTCCGGTTTCTATTCCAAAGATTCGATTATTGAAGCAGTGCATGCCAGCAACCTGCCCGGCAGCGGTTTCGCTTATTTCGCCGTACTGGCCAGCGTATTCGTTACCGCGTTCTACGCCTTCCGCCAATACTTTATCGTCTTCCACGGCAAAGAACGCTGGCGCGAGGCCAAGCATGACCATCACGACGATCACGGCCACCACCACGGCCTGAAACCGTCCGACAACCCGCACGAAAGCCCGTGGGTGGTTACCCTGCCGTTGATTTTGCTGGCGATTCCGTCCGTGATTATCGGCTACATCGCCATCGAACCGATGCTGTACGGCGATTTCTTCAAAGACGTGATTTATGTCAATCACGAGTTGCATCCGGTGATGCACATCATGAAGGAAGAATTCCACGGCGCAATGGCCATGGTGTCGCACAGCCTGCACACGCCCGTGCTGTATCTGGCCGTCGGCGGCGTATTGGCCGCGTGGTTCCTGTATGTGAAAGCGCCGCAGCTGCCCGCCAAAATCGCGCAGACCTTCCGCCCGGTGTATGTACTGTTTGAAAACAAATACTACCTCGACAACATCTACTTTGCCGTGTTTGCCAAAGGCACGCGCGCGTTGGGCACCTTCTTCTGGAAAGCCGTCGATACCGCAATCATCGACAACGGCTTGGTAAACGGTGCGGCCAAACTGGTCGGCGCGGTGGCAGGGCAGGTACGCCGCCTGCAAACCGGCTTCATCTACACCTACGCCGCCGCCATGGTTTCCGGCGTGTTGGTGCTGATTGTGGTGTTCTTCTGGCAACTTTGGTTCAGATAA
- a CDS encoding cupin domain-containing protein translates to MSATDIIRAAEFTAERAWGARSIANMNGTTVRLHWTDRPYKWHVNDGEEVFAVMDGEVDMHYRENGEERVVRLQSGDIFYAGIGAEHVAHPRGEARILVIEKEGSV, encoded by the coding sequence ATGAGCGCAACAGATATTATCCGCGCCGCCGAATTCACCGCTGAGAGAGCATGGGGCGCGCGCAGCATCGCCAATATGAACGGCACCACCGTGCGCCTGCATTGGACGGACCGGCCCTACAAATGGCATGTGAACGATGGCGAAGAAGTATTTGCCGTGATGGACGGCGAAGTGGATATGCACTACCGTGAAAACGGCGAAGAGCGCGTGGTGCGGCTGCAAAGCGGCGACATCTTCTATGCCGGCATCGGCGCAGAACACGTCGCCCACCCGCGCGGCGAAGCGCGGATTTTAGTGATTGAGAAAGAGGGCAGCGTTTAG
- a CDS encoding DUF262 domain-containing protein, translating into MANLNVSSKKIINLLGNQDMQEKYFIIPEYQRPYRWDTEKCAVLWSDIVDFRQSSTGKNEEYFLGTIVVCPNEKGNLEVIDGQQRLTSLLLLLRAFYRVLEQTESTPDTAAKITTLKSKIAPCIWDVDVLTAEITDRTAIRLHTQVATETDNEILHEILANGEISEECRSNYAVNYLYFLKQCQEYARTNPMDWYHLCLTILNDCILLPIESDSLNSALTIFSTLNDRGLPLSDADIFKARLYKMAQQKDKFVEQWKELVALAEGASISVDDLFRYYTHVLRAKEKITDKEIGLRRFYTDNRNKQLENENLFNHLIELAGFWQDINNSKTNQDVETSNFVNDEAAKWLQCLNVYPNEFWKYAASVFFIANKGAQSFKDDFAALLKQLTAFLYAKFLVAPTVTAIKDDIYKLCVAIYHGEKNALSYVMPAPIHYEQNTGRITKGLLMINAYLFDEKQKLLPTKTEIEHIFPKKWQETNYNGWSIIDAEQYLEQLGNKIVFEKRLNIQAGNGYFGKKKEQYQKSDIVEVRKLAGENANDWLPSDIQKRQQQIVDRLKQFFDNCFEAASIPKKN; encoded by the coding sequence ATGGCAAATCTAAATGTGAGCAGTAAAAAAATTATTAATCTGCTAGGTAATCAAGATATGCAGGAAAAATATTTTATCATTCCTGAATATCAACGCCCCTATCGCTGGGATACCGAAAAATGCGCCGTATTATGGTCTGATATTGTGGATTTTCGTCAGTCGTCCACAGGAAAAAATGAAGAATATTTTCTTGGTACAATCGTCGTTTGCCCCAATGAAAAAGGTAATTTGGAAGTAATTGATGGGCAACAGCGTTTAACATCATTACTGCTGTTATTGCGTGCGTTTTATCGAGTTTTAGAGCAAACGGAAAGTACCCCCGATACCGCAGCCAAAATTACCACACTTAAAAGCAAAATTGCCCCCTGTATTTGGGATGTTGATGTTCTAACGGCTGAAATTACCGATAGAACCGCAATCCGGCTGCATACGCAAGTTGCCACGGAAACAGATAACGAAATTTTGCACGAGATTTTGGCAAACGGTGAAATCTCAGAAGAGTGTCGTTCTAATTACGCTGTTAATTATTTGTATTTCCTGAAACAGTGCCAAGAATACGCCAGAACCAACCCAATGGATTGGTATCATCTTTGTTTAACTATTTTAAATGACTGTATTTTACTTCCGATTGAAAGTGACAGTTTAAATAGTGCATTAACCATATTTTCCACATTAAACGATAGGGGCTTGCCTTTGTCGGATGCAGATATTTTTAAAGCCAGGCTTTATAAGATGGCGCAGCAGAAAGATAAATTTGTTGAACAATGGAAGGAACTTGTTGCGTTGGCAGAGGGTGCATCTATTTCCGTAGATGATTTGTTCCGCTATTACACCCATGTATTAAGGGCGAAAGAAAAGATTACGGATAAAGAAATTGGGCTTCGCCGTTTTTATACTGACAACCGAAACAAACAGTTGGAAAACGAAAATTTGTTCAATCACTTAATTGAGCTGGCTGGATTTTGGCAGGATATTAACAACAGCAAAACTAACCAAGACGTGGAAACTTCGAACTTTGTAAATGATGAGGCGGCCAAGTGGCTGCAATGTCTGAATGTCTATCCTAATGAGTTTTGGAAATACGCCGCGAGTGTGTTCTTCATTGCAAACAAGGGTGCGCAATCCTTTAAAGATGATTTTGCAGCATTATTAAAACAGCTTACTGCATTTTTGTATGCTAAATTTTTAGTTGCGCCAACCGTAACCGCAATTAAAGATGATATTTATAAATTATGTGTTGCGATTTATCACGGTGAAAAAAACGCTTTATCATATGTTATGCCTGCGCCCATACACTATGAACAAAATACAGGACGTATAACTAAAGGGTTGTTAATGATTAATGCTTATCTATTTGATGAAAAGCAGAAATTATTGCCAACTAAAACTGAAATCGAACATATCTTCCCGAAAAAATGGCAGGAAACTAACTATAATGGTTGGTCAATCATAGATGCGGAGCAATATTTAGAACAACTAGGTAATAAAATTGTTTTTGAAAAACGGTTAAATATTCAGGCAGGTAACGGCTATTTTGGTAAGAAAAAAGAGCAATATCAAAAATCCGATATTGTTGAAGTGCGTAAATTAGCAGGTGAAAATGCCAATGATTGGTTGCCGAGTGATATTCAGAAACGCCAGCAGCAGATTGTGGATAGATTGAAACAGTTTTTCGATAATTGTTTTGAAGCAGCCAGTATCCCCAAAAAAAATTAA
- a CDS encoding chorismate mutase, producing MDMEVLPDTLAEVRQAIDALDSQLIGLLARRQQLVAQAGRLKPEHDAQAVAAPERVAQVLKARREQAAAAGLSPDVAEAVWQAMIAAFIRFEQEVNRSGGTSH from the coding sequence ATGGATATGGAAGTGTTGCCAGATACCCTAGCCGAAGTGCGGCAGGCGATTGACGCGCTGGACAGCCAACTCATCGGCTTGCTGGCGCGGCGGCAGCAGTTGGTTGCACAGGCAGGCCGTCTGAAACCCGAGCACGACGCGCAGGCCGTGGCCGCACCCGAAAGGGTGGCGCAGGTGCTGAAGGCACGGCGTGAACAGGCAGCGGCGGCAGGCTTGTCCCCCGATGTGGCAGAAGCCGTGTGGCAGGCCATGATTGCCGCCTTTATCCGTTTCGAGCAAGAAGTAAACCGTTCGGGCGGGACAAGCCATTAA
- the nuoN gene encoding NADH-quinone oxidoreductase subunit NuoN, translating to MNWTDLNLIPAMPEIVLLTALCAVLLVDLWLPDEKRGITAGLAILGVLAAAVFQVALWPGEPVESFNAMFVLDGMSYVAKLAVYAVVLVLFVVSRGYLKARQIYKGEFYSLTMFALLGMCVMVSANHFLTLYIGLELLSLSLYALIALRREDTRASEAALKYFVLGALASGLLLYGISMIYGATGSLLLPEVLMAGLGQSANPWLLKLGLVFVVVAVAFKLGAVPFHMWVPDVYHGSSTAVTALVGTAPKIAAAVFAFRILVTGLGALHTDWVPMLNMLALASLLVGNLAAVMQTNTKRMLAYSTVSHMGFVLLAFMGGLEGFSAALYYALTYALMALTGFGVLMLLSREGRDCEEIADLAGLNQRHPWYAFLMLLVMFSMAGIPPLAGFYAKFSVLKALVGQGFVWPAVFAVVMSLIGAFYYLRVVKVMYMDEAVEPAQAPVMCVGGRVLLSACALALLLFGLMPSLLMDWCIYALGKTF from the coding sequence ATGAACTGGACTGATCTGAATTTAATCCCCGCCATGCCCGAAATCGTGCTGCTCACGGCATTGTGCGCGGTGCTGCTGGTGGATTTGTGGCTGCCGGACGAAAAGCGCGGCATCACTGCCGGCCTGGCCATATTGGGCGTGCTGGCCGCTGCGGTTTTTCAGGTAGCCTTATGGCCGGGAGAGCCGGTGGAAAGCTTCAATGCAATGTTTGTGTTGGACGGCATGTCGTATGTGGCCAAGCTCGCGGTTTATGCCGTGGTGCTGGTGTTGTTCGTGGTGTCGAGAGGCTACCTGAAAGCGCGCCAAATTTATAAAGGCGAATTCTATTCACTCACTATGTTTGCACTACTGGGGATGTGCGTGATGGTGAGCGCCAACCATTTCCTCACCTTGTATATCGGTTTGGAACTCCTATCGTTGTCGCTGTATGCGCTGATTGCGCTGCGTCGTGAGGATACCCGTGCCAGTGAGGCGGCATTGAAGTATTTCGTGCTCGGTGCGCTGGCTTCCGGCCTGCTGCTGTATGGCATCTCCATGATTTATGGTGCCACCGGCTCGCTGCTCTTGCCGGAAGTGCTGATGGCAGGGTTGGGGCAGTCGGCCAATCCGTGGCTGCTGAAGCTGGGCTTGGTGTTTGTGGTGGTGGCGGTGGCGTTCAAGCTGGGCGCCGTGCCGTTCCATATGTGGGTGCCGGATGTGTATCACGGTTCCAGCACGGCGGTTACTGCGCTGGTGGGTACGGCGCCGAAAATTGCGGCCGCAGTGTTTGCCTTCCGCATTCTGGTTACCGGTCTGGGCGCGCTGCACACCGATTGGGTGCCGATGCTGAATATGTTGGCGTTGGCTTCGCTCTTGGTGGGCAACCTGGCTGCCGTGATGCAGACTAATACCAAACGTATGCTGGCCTATTCCACGGTATCGCATATGGGCTTTGTGCTGCTGGCGTTTATGGGCGGCCTTGAAGGCTTCAGTGCTGCGCTATATTACGCGCTCACTTATGCGCTGATGGCGCTCACCGGCTTCGGCGTACTGATGCTGCTCTCGCGCGAAGGGCGCGACTGCGAGGAAATCGCTGATTTGGCAGGCTTGAACCAACGCCATCCTTGGTATGCTTTCCTGATGCTGCTGGTGATGTTCAGCATGGCCGGCATTCCGCCGCTGGCCGGTTTCTATGCCAAATTCAGCGTGTTGAAAGCATTGGTTGGACAAGGTTTTGTGTGGCCGGCAGTGTTTGCGGTGGTGATGTCGCTGATTGGCGCGTTCTACTACCTGCGCGTGGTGAAAGTGATGTATATGGACGAAGCCGTAGAGCCGGCACAAGCCCCGGTTATGTGTGTAGGGGGCAGGGTGCTGCTTTCTGCCTGCGCCTTGGCTTTGCTCCTGTTCGGCCTGATGCCGAGCCTGCTGATGGATTGGTGCATATATGCGCTGGGAAAAACCTTCTAA
- a CDS encoding NADH-quinone oxidoreductase subunit J, with protein sequence MNFQLILFYLLAAIILFGALKTVTVKNPVHAALYLVLTFCMSAMMWMLMQAEFLGITLVVVYVGAVMVLFLFVVMMLNIDVEEMRKGFWRNAPVAAVVGVLMAVALIMILVAPATDLAAFGQMNDVPADHSNVRELGTQIYTTYLLPFELAAVLLVLGMVAAIALVHRKTFKPKYINPADQVKVDAKKGRLRMVKMEAVVQRPSESEENNGEAAESDAAEGEGKA encoded by the coding sequence ATGAACTTTCAACTTATCCTGTTTTACCTGTTGGCCGCCATCATCCTGTTCGGCGCGCTGAAAACCGTAACCGTGAAAAACCCGGTGCATGCCGCGCTGTATCTGGTGCTCACTTTCTGTATGAGCGCGATGATGTGGATGCTGATGCAGGCCGAATTCCTCGGCATCACGCTGGTGGTGGTGTATGTGGGCGCGGTGATGGTGCTGTTCCTGTTCGTGGTGATGATGCTTAACATCGACGTGGAGGAAATGCGCAAAGGCTTCTGGCGCAACGCGCCGGTGGCCGCCGTGGTCGGCGTGCTGATGGCCGTGGCGCTGATTATGATTTTGGTTGCGCCTGCCACCGATTTGGCCGCCTTCGGTCAGATGAACGACGTGCCGGCCGACCACAGCAACGTGCGCGAGCTGGGCACACAGATTTACACCACCTACCTGCTGCCTTTCGAGTTGGCGGCCGTGCTGCTGGTGCTGGGTATGGTGGCCGCCATCGCGCTGGTGCACCGCAAAACCTTCAAGCCGAAATACATCAATCCGGCCGATCAGGTTAAAGTGGACGCGAAAAAAGGCCGTTTGCGCATGGTGAAGATGGAAGCTGTGGTGCAGAGGCCGTCTGAAAGCGAAGAAAACAACGGCGAAGCCGCCGAATCCGACGCCGCTGAAGGGGAGGGCAAAGCATGA
- the miaB gene encoding tRNA (N6-isopentenyl adenosine(37)-C2)-methylthiotransferase MiaB — protein MKKVYIRTFGCQMNEYDSDKMLAVLAEEHGGIEQVAEPDNADIILFNTCSVREKAQEKVFSDLGRIKPIKQKNPNVIIGVAGCVASQEGAAIIERAPYVDVVFGPQTLHRLPKMIVDKETTGHSQVDISFPEIEKFDHLPPARVDGGSAFISIMEGCSKYCSFCVVPYTRGEEFSRPLGDVLTEIAGLAQQGVKEINLLGQNVNAYRGEMDNGEICDFATLLRIVHEIPGIERLRFTTSHPREFSDAIIECYRDLPKLVSHLHLPIQSGSDRVLSAMKRGYTALEYKSIIRKLRAIRPDLCLSSDFIVGFPGETEREFEQTLKLVKDIAFDLSFVFIYSPRPGTPAANLPDDTPHEEKVRRLEALNEVIEAETARINQTMIGTVQRCLVEGISKKDPDQLQARTANNRVVNFTGDVSLINQMVEIEITEAFTFSLRGELVE, from the coding sequence ATGAAAAAAGTCTATATCCGCACCTTCGGCTGCCAAATGAACGAATACGACAGCGACAAAATGCTTGCTGTCCTCGCCGAAGAACACGGCGGCATCGAGCAGGTTGCCGAGCCGGACAACGCCGACATCATCCTCTTCAACACCTGCTCCGTGCGCGAAAAAGCGCAGGAAAAAGTGTTTTCCGACTTGGGCCGCATCAAACCCATCAAACAGAAAAATCCCAATGTGATCATCGGTGTGGCAGGCTGCGTCGCCTCGCAGGAGGGCGCAGCAATTATCGAGCGCGCGCCTTATGTGGACGTGGTATTCGGCCCGCAAACCCTACACCGCCTGCCCAAAATGATTGTGGATAAAGAAACCACCGGCCATTCGCAGGTGGATATTTCCTTCCCCGAAATCGAAAAATTTGATCACTTGCCGCCGGCCCGCGTGGACGGTGGCAGCGCGTTTATCTCCATCATGGAAGGCTGCTCCAAATATTGCAGCTTCTGCGTGGTGCCCTATACGCGCGGCGAAGAATTCTCCCGCCCGCTGGGCGACGTGCTCACCGAAATCGCCGGCCTGGCGCAGCAAGGCGTGAAGGAAATCAATTTGTTGGGGCAGAACGTGAACGCCTATCGCGGCGAAATGGACAACGGCGAAATCTGCGATTTTGCCACCCTGCTGCGCATCGTCCACGAAATTCCCGGCATCGAACGCCTGCGCTTTACCACCAGCCACCCGCGCGAATTTTCCGATGCCATCATCGAATGCTACCGCGACCTGCCCAAGCTGGTGTCGCACCTGCACTTGCCGATTCAGAGCGGCTCCGACCGTGTATTGAGTGCGATGAAGCGTGGCTACACCGCCTTGGAATATAAATCCATCATTCGCAAACTGCGCGCCATCCGCCCCGATTTGTGCCTGAGCAGCGACTTCATCGTCGGCTTCCCCGGCGAAACCGAGCGCGAGTTCGAGCAAACGCTGAAGCTGGTGAAAGACATCGCCTTCGATTTGAGCTTCGTGTTTATTTACAGCCCGCGCCCCGGCACGCCCGCGGCCAACCTGCCCGACGACACGCCGCACGAAGAAAAAGTGCGCCGCCTCGAAGCCCTGAACGAAGTGATCGAAGCTGAAACCGCCCGCATCAACCAAACCATGATAGGCACCGTACAACGCTGTCTGGTCGAAGGCATCTCCAAAAAAGATCCCGACCAGCTCCAAGCCCGCACCGCCAACAACCGCGTGGTGAACTTTACCGGCGATGTGTCGCTCATCAATCAAATGGTAGAGATCGAAATCACCGAAGCCTTCACCTTCTCGTTACGCGGCGAGCTGGTGGAGTAA
- a CDS encoding NADH-quinone oxidoreductase subunit M produces the protein MFSNHLLSLAIWLPIAAGLLVLATGCDRRAPLARILAFVGALAGFLVTLPLFTQFDRLSGGFQFAEFYAWIPALNINYALGVDGISVLFVILNAFITLMVVLAGWEVIQKKVAQYMAAFLIMSGLINGAFVARDAMLFYIFFEGMLIPLYLIIGVWGGPRRVYASVKLFLYTLMGSLLMLVALVYLSLQTGGSFAIEDFQNIKQIPLFTQQILFAAFFLSFAVKVPMFPVHTWLPDAHVEAPTGGSMVLAAITLKLGAYGFLRFILPILPDASRYFAPAIIVLSLIAVIYIGMVALAQTDMKKLVAYSSISHMGFVTLGMFLFTNQVQLQPWALKGAIMQMISHGFVSAAMFFCIGVMYDRLHSRNIADYGGVVTVMPKFAAFMMLFAMANAGLPATSGFVGEFMVIMGAVNYNLFVGALAALTLILGAAYTLWMYKRVIFGTVTNPHVAEMKDINRREFAILAILAATVLGMGLWPEPFIAVVHQAANDLIAHVAQSKI, from the coding sequence ATGTTTTCTAACCATCTTCTCAGCTTGGCAATCTGGCTGCCGATAGCCGCCGGATTATTGGTGCTGGCTACCGGCTGCGACCGCCGTGCCCCCTTGGCGCGGATATTGGCTTTTGTCGGCGCGCTGGCCGGTTTTCTGGTTACGTTGCCGCTGTTTACGCAGTTCGACCGCTTGAGCGGCGGCTTCCAGTTTGCCGAGTTTTATGCGTGGATTCCCGCACTCAACATCAACTACGCGCTGGGCGTGGACGGCATTTCCGTGCTGTTTGTCATCCTCAACGCCTTTATCACGTTGATGGTGGTGCTTGCGGGCTGGGAAGTGATTCAGAAAAAGGTGGCGCAATACATGGCGGCCTTCCTGATTATGTCCGGCCTGATCAACGGTGCGTTTGTCGCCCGCGATGCCATGTTGTTTTATATCTTCTTCGAAGGCATGCTGATTCCGCTGTATCTGATTATCGGCGTGTGGGGCGGGCCGCGCCGCGTGTATGCCTCGGTGAAACTCTTCCTCTACACGCTGATGGGCTCGCTGCTGATGCTGGTGGCCTTGGTGTATTTGTCGCTGCAAACCGGCGGCAGCTTCGCGATTGAAGATTTCCAAAACATCAAACAAATTCCGCTATTTACCCAACAGATTCTGTTTGCCGCCTTCTTCCTGTCGTTTGCGGTGAAAGTGCCGATGTTCCCGGTGCACACCTGGCTGCCCGACGCGCACGTGGAAGCGCCCACCGGCGGTTCGATGGTGCTGGCGGCGATTACGCTGAAACTCGGCGCATACGGCTTTTTGCGCTTCATCCTGCCCATCCTGCCTGATGCTTCACGTTATTTCGCACCCGCCATCATCGTGCTCAGCCTGATTGCGGTAATTTATATCGGCATGGTGGCTTTGGCACAAACCGATATGAAAAAACTGGTGGCCTATTCCTCCATCAGCCACATGGGTTTCGTGACCCTGGGTATGTTCCTGTTTACCAATCAGGTGCAGTTGCAACCGTGGGCGTTGAAAGGTGCGATTATGCAGATGATTTCGCACGGCTTCGTTTCCGCCGCCATGTTCTTCTGCATCGGTGTGATGTACGACCGCCTGCACAGCCGCAACATTGCCGACTACGGCGGCGTGGTTACCGTGATGCCGAAATTTGCCGCTTTCATGATGCTGTTTGCCATGGCCAACGCCGGCCTGCCTGCCACTTCGGGCTTCGTGGGCGAATTTATGGTGATTATGGGCGCGGTGAACTACAACTTGTTTGTGGGCGCGCTGGCCGCACTGACGCTGATTTTGGGCGCGGCATACACGCTGTGGATGTATAAGCGCGTGATTTTCGGCACGGTGACCAACCCGCATGTGGCCGAAATGAAAGACATCAACCGGCGCGAATTCGCCATTCTGGCCATCCTCGCCGCCACCGTGCTGGGCATGGGCTTGTGGCCGGAGCCGTTTATCGCCGTGGTGCATCAGGCGGCCAACGATTTGATCGCGCATGTGGCGCAAAGCAAGATTTGA
- the nuoI gene encoding NADH-quinone oxidoreductase subunit NuoI, with amino-acid sequence MANLVKTFLLGELVKGMGVTLKNFFARKDTIYFPEEKTPQSVRFRGLHAQRRYPNGEERCIACKLCEAVCPAMAINIESEEREDGTRRTTRYDIDLTKCIFCGFCEEACPTDAIVETHIFEYHGEKKGDLHFTKPMLLAIGDQYEAEIAKRKAADAPYR; translated from the coding sequence ATGGCTAATTTAGTAAAAACCTTCCTGCTGGGCGAATTGGTGAAAGGCATGGGCGTAACGCTCAAAAACTTCTTCGCCCGCAAAGACACGATTTACTTCCCCGAAGAAAAAACGCCGCAATCCGTGCGTTTCCGCGGCCTGCACGCCCAACGCCGCTATCCGAACGGCGAAGAACGCTGCATCGCCTGCAAACTGTGCGAGGCCGTCTGCCCCGCCATGGCGATCAACATTGAAAGCGAAGAGCGCGAAGACGGCACCCGCCGCACCACCCGCTACGACATCGATTTAACCAAGTGCATCTTCTGCGGCTTCTGCGAAGAAGCCTGCCCGACCGATGCGATTGTGGAAACCCACATCTTCGAATACCACGGCGAGAAAAAAGGCGATTTGCACTTCACCAAACCGATGCTCTTGGCCATCGGCGACCAATACGAAGCTGAAATCGCCAAGCGCAAAGCGGCAGATGCGCCGTACCGCTAA
- a CDS encoding DUF2818 family protein: MTAAMYLLLLVVLVCANLPFVTQRWFGLKRLPEKRFIHHLPELLAGFAFVALLAYMLEAQAGSVHRQHWQFYVAVVCLYLVFAFPGFVLRYFWHGRNRE; encoded by the coding sequence ATGACTGCGGCTATGTATCTGCTGTTGCTGGTGGTCTTGGTGTGCGCCAACCTGCCGTTTGTTACGCAGCGCTGGTTTGGCCTTAAAAGGTTACCTGAAAAACGCTTTATCCACCATTTGCCGGAGCTGCTGGCCGGTTTTGCCTTTGTGGCTTTGCTGGCCTATATGCTGGAGGCACAGGCCGGTAGCGTGCACCGCCAGCATTGGCAGTTTTATGTGGCGGTGGTGTGCCTTTATTTAGTGTTTGCCTTTCCCGGCTTCGTACTGCGCTATTTTTGGCACGGCCGTAACCGCGAATAG